The Penicillium digitatum chromosome 6, complete sequence genome contains the following window.
TCCAACTATGCCGCACAGATTGTCAGTGTCCTTTTTGTCATCCTGGTCAATTTCTTCATTCCGATCGAATTCCTCCAATGCACGGAAGTGGCACCTATTCGTCTCCGTGTGGCTACGTAGAGTGTTTCTACTGCGAATCACTGGCTTTGGTACGCACACCCCTTTGTTCAGGAAAATCGTGTCGCCAAGCACATTCTCATGTTCACGATAGGAACTTCGTGGTTCCTATGATTGCGCCAGTCGCAATAATAACGATTGTATATCAGGACGACATTGTTTATACGTGCATTGGTGCACTGATGCATTCGTCCCTATCTCTGTCTAAATCGTATACCCCGATGTGAGTTTCCGTGATCTGGTATCAGTTGTGAGGCCGTTGACTGATCATCTTCAGACTATGGGACGTTCTCTAGATGAGGTTGACCTCATCTTCCGCGAGTCCATCGGGGTGGTCAACTGTTCGGTTTGCTAATAACCGACCTATTGAGGCCATGCCCACAATCTTTCCGAGGCATTTCAAAGAAACGTGAAGGGAAGCAAGAAGAGTACTCTGCCAGGCCTGTGAGCGAGTAAAGTTTGGCTCTTCATGCTTTTCGTTGCTATAATCCATCTTCGGGGCAGTTAACAGTCAACCAGGTACAATTTCGGCCAAAATTAAGACAAGTCAACAAGGCTATTTATGTGTCCAAATAATCGCTTTTCTCCGTATTACGCAGCTAGTCTTCAATCTCTTGCCGCTGTCCCTTTGAGGTTCTATTGTGTTTTTATTCATTTCCAGGCCATGGAAACAAAAGATGACATTGAAAATTTCCCAGATTAAAATCAAGTCCTACGGATCAGTGTATCTAAGTCTATACTGGAACCGATGGGGAATGAGACTACGCCCGGGGCCAACTCCACCAGACCTTCGGCATAAGAGCCTGTTCCGAAGCGATCAAACCATCCCAGCATTATGCCAACTCCGCGTGAGGGTGAAACAAAATGGAAGATAACATCAGTCGAATAACTAACCCTTTTGATCACTCCTTGTCCTTATCCTGGCACCCAAAATTCGCGAATTACCCTCATCATGGCTGTCTCCGCCCTCGCCTCTCGCATTTTCCGCAACTTGTTCGGAACACAAGAAATTCGGGACATCTTCACCGATAAGGCAGATGTGCAATCCCTAATTGAAGTCGAAGCTGCTTTGGCGCGCGCCGAAGCAGCTGTTGGTGTGATCCCCGCCGACGCAGGAAAGGCACTTACCGACGCTTTTGCACGCCTTCAGATTGAGTACGTCGCAATCACACAGATCCGCGCCAGAAAATCATTGACCCTCATACGGCTCTCATTTTAGCTAAGAGCGCCTAGCAGTTGAAACGGATATCGTCGGATATCCTGTTCTCCCATTGGTTCGGCAATTGGTTGAAGGTACACCCGACGAGATGGCCAAGTTTATCCACTGAGGGGCGACGATGCTTCCATGCTTCAGATGAAGCGCGGTATCATTCTGGTGAAAAGAGAGCTTGAGATCCTGAAGGGGATTCTGAAGGGCCTTGTGGCTACCCATCGTGACACGTgggttcttcttcctcgtttTCACGAGGTGAACTAATGGTAAACGCAGTCCAATGGCAGGCCGAATGCATTTACAGCACGCTCTACCTTGCACCTTTGGATATTGATGTGCAGTATACCTCTCCAGCATCCTCCGAAACTCGGAGCGGATCGAGGAGATCGAGCAGCGGTGCCTGCTTGTCCAGTTCGGTGGTGCGGCGGGCATAATCGCTTCATTGGGTGCCGACGATACAGGGCTCCGGGTTCGGGAGCAGCTTGCCGTCGAACTTGGATTGAACAATCCCGATATCACTTGGCATGTTGCGCTGGATAACGTGGCGGAGATCCTCAACTTCCTGGCTCTTGCGGGTGGCACATTAGGGAAGATTGTATTGGACATGATGAAAATGTCTTCGAATGAGTTTGACGAGGTCGCGGAGCCCTTTGTGCCTCACCGGGGGCTTCGTCCACGATGCCCCAGAAGCGTAATCCTATCTCCAGTGAGGTGATCCTGGCTGCGTCGAAGATGCTGCGTGCCAATGCGTCACTAGGATTAGATGTCATGGTTACCGACTATGAGCGTGCCTCTGGGCCGTGGCATTTGGAGTGGGTGGCTCTTCCTGATGCTGTCGTGACTGCAGTGGGCGTTTTGCACCGGACGGATTGCGCTCTCGGGGGATTGGGGGTTAACGTTGACTCGATGAAACGCCATCTGTATTCCACACAGGGGTTGATTGTGGGCGAGGCTGTGATGATGGGACAGGCACCGCATTTGGGACAACAAGGAGCTCATGATCTCGTTTATGAGGCCTGCAAATGTGTCATTGAACAGAATCGGACCTTGCTTGAAATTCTTCCGGAGTTGCCTCCTTGAATGGAATCGCGACGCCAGAACAGCTAGCGGCTTTCTGCGACCCATTGAAGTAAATGGGAACTAGCCAGTTGATGGTTGATGAGATGGTGAAGCGTGCCGTTTAGTCGATTTTCGTGTTCAACATATCAATCGAAGTTAAGGATCGACGATGATGAACCATCAACGAGAGTGAAGCACAACTCTTCCCTGTGCTGTGGTACACAATTTCGTACAACATTTCCAAGATGATTCCTTTTGAAGACCGGCGGCCTGGTCTTCCCAGATAGGCCATGTCGTGTCTGAAGCACCTCGGGCAGTAGAGTCAACATTTTTGGGAGTGAACGTTGTTGGAtttcgcttttttttttcgataaCATCCGGTCCAGGCCCCCCTGATTGCTTGGTAGCCCAGACAAAACCTGAGGTCCATATCCTTTGACCCCGCGAAGCCGAATTGCTTCCGGCAGATGTTGAGGGAATTTTGAATGTCCCCAAGCCTTTGTTGCCTCTTGTTTTCGGAGTGGTGAGTAGCGTCAATAAAAGCCGACGGACTATCGAGGAGACTGTATCTTTTTAACTCCTTATCTGTTGTGTACTAGGCCGTGATTAGGATGGTCCTGTCGGTTATGGTGCCGCACCAGTCCGCTGAAGCTGTCTCTGTTATAGAGTGGACGAACTTTGGTGGTTGGTCCACGATGAGGTTGCGTGTTGATGGCGGGCCCTCAGCTATCTCCGGCTCTCTAAAGATCTATCCTCCAAGCCCCCACGATATCAAGTTTCTCTCCATAGGGCGGCCCTAATGTACATGTACATGTCAACTAGCTGTATGGTCTCTGGTGTGTTGTTTCACGCTTCTCTAGCCGTTGTAGTCCGGTGATTCCATCGCCGTGGAAGACTTTGGAGTGGGTGGGGTATTTGCATCGTAGAAACCGAGGGCAGAGAATCTGTAAGAAACGAAGACTACCCAAATCCCCAAAAGACGGGATCAGACGGTAAAAGTGGCTACCTCTTGTGATTTTGGGCATCGAATCGTACAATCTACTGCAATATAGAGGACAATGATCCTTGGATTTATGTGCATCATGCATCCCGTACCAATTCCAAGAAGTAACCCCCATCTTGACATCCCTCGGGTTCCAACTGATCTGATCTTCTCCCGCATGTACATAGCACAATCTCTAACCGGGTTccccgtacggagtataaaTATCCAGATCGGGTTATTTTTAGCTCACACGGGCCGACGGGTTCTGACTTTCTGATGATCCCGAGATGAACACGTGTGATGTCAGCGTTTGCTAGCGCCATCTCTGTTGTCCATATGACAGGGTCGAGTCAGTCCCCACGAAGTCCTCCGAGATTACCTGTGAGACGCAACCTCTTATGAATTTCACAGGAACAGGAATATAGACCTCTCAAGACACTCACCGTAGGCCACATGGAATCGCTATGATCTATATCACATGCAATGAGAGATGTGAGCAAAGCTGGGAAAAACAAACAGACTGCAAAATGAGACTTCCTACGGGTTGAAACCCTAGATATGTATGAAGCACTCGGTGGGAAATCAAGGTGAGAGTTATACGGAGGATACGGCGTATACGGAGGTAGACTAGGCACGATTATCACCTAAAACATATGATATGTTATTAAACCTGCACATAATATCGTCACTAGGAGGAACATCACCAATCGTAGCGAACCGAAATATATCAAGATTAATTTGAGATTTTGCTTCCCAAAAAAGAGGAATtcggcaaaaaaaaaaaaatctcggAACCTGGAAGTACCTGAAATTTGGTCCCGATAAAAAACCATCCGTTTCCCTTTTCTGGTCTTCACTTTCTGTGCCATTCTACATCTCTACAACTCTGCAACTCTGCATTTCTGCATTTCTGCATTCCTACAATTCAGGTCAATTTATTGCATCCTGTACTCCATTCTGCTCTTTATAATTCAATTTGCGTTGCTCCACTCTTTGACCTTTCCCCTGGGGCAAGTCCACCTAACCTCACAATCACCAGCCCCTATCTTCTCCTCGGCGTGTCGCTATCTGACTACCTTGCCGGGTCTCAAAAGTGCAAACGCGCTGAGTTGTGATCGCTTGGCTCCACCGACGCTCCACTCCAGCGACAGGCAGATAACAACCGTTTCAGACTTGCCTTGAATATCGGACGCTAAAAAGGTACGGTGGAACTAATAAAATGGACACCCCCAATTCTCCC
Protein-coding sequences here:
- a CDS encoding 3-carboxy-cis,cis-muconate cycloisomerase, whose translation is MAVSALASRIFRNLFGTQEIRDIFTDKADVQSLIEVEAALARAEAAVGVIPADAGKALTDAFARLQIEYTRRDGQVYPLRGDDASMLQMKRGIILVKRELEILKGILKGLVATHRDTILRNSERIEEIEQRCLLVQFGGAAGIIASLGADDTGLRVREQLAVELGLNNPDITWHVALDNVAEILNFLALAGGTLGKIVLDMMKMSSNEFDEKRNPISSEVILAASKMLRANASLGLDVMVTDYERASGPWHLEWVALPDAVVTAVGVLHRTDCALGGLGVNVDSMKRHLYSTQGLIVGEAVMMGQAPHLGQQGAHDLVYEACKCVIEQNRTLLEILPELPP